The genomic region CCCGTAcccgttccgttttccatctCGTTGCAGTAACGAACCGAACCCGCCTTACCCGAATCCCGGACCGTTGCTGGCCAGCCCGATACACTCATCGGATCCGCTCTCGGTCACGCGACTGTTCTGCGGTGCCCTCATGTTACCGACTGTTGCCTCCATGATAGGCCGAGTGTGTTTCTCCTCGGTCGAGAACCATCTGCGGCGCACCGTCATCGGAGGGCTCGTGTTCGTCGCGGTGAAGGGCGTGCTGAAGATTTATTACCACCTGCAGAAGTATAGCCGAGCCAGCAAGCGCTTCGTTCTCGATTTCACGCCCGCTAGCAGTCGCCGGGACAAACCGCACACCGTACCcccccaacagcagcaggatccggAAGCGGAGTTGATGCAAAACGTAGACGAATCGGGCGAACCCGACGGAACGGAgccacagccgcagcagcgTCCGCCGCGGGGTCCCACGCACGGAGACAGCTGAATGCTGTTACTCCTTAATACAGATCAGTACTGTAAGCCCGATTTCGTTCATTTCTGGACAGAAatacgtgtgtgtgtgtgtgtgtgtgttggcaCACGCGCACGGCGCTATGCATACTAAACCTacaactccccccccccccctttttatcCCCATATAATTCTTTCGCTCCCGGTCCCCTTTCGGTCGATGTAAGACCTGCGAACATGGAGCTATTATTCATTTTATCCCATACTATAGCTGCTCATTTCTGGACAGAAATATGTATAATCTAATCACCTTCTTTAATTTCGACGTTCTTTCGCTGCCGAACCCCTTTCGGTTCGATGATAAGACCTGCAAACACCTAGCGATTATTCCTTTTATCTGACACCGTTAGAAATTCTTGTATAAAATAAATGATGAGCATACAATAATAAACGCTCTTAGATTCATAACTCCTCTCcatttattgcttgtttgccGCGTCCGACGCCGAGGTTAAGAGGACACGAACTACGGTGCTGATTCCTGCTCGCGTTTAAGTCttatcgaatcgaatgtaACCCTCCAGGGCTTAAGGCTCGCATTTCATACTCGCGGTGAATCTTTCGAATACTGTCTGTTGCTAGTGTGCGTAGAATGCATGTAAAAGGACACTACTAATTGCACTTGGGTCATGAGTAAGGCATGTTAATGGAAGGTGGAATTCTTTCATTGCTGATCAGGTATGACGCAGGATTCTGCGTTTTCGTCGCAGTTCGGAAAGCGGACGTACATCGCCTGGTCCGTCGCATCGTCTGGCAGACAGGCGCAAAATTGCATCGCATGACCAGACTCGTTGAGACCGGGCAGCACTTTCCGGGGTCGGCCCACCCACGCCCGCTCTTGTCCGGTGCCGCTGCGATTGGAGCACCAGACGCGCGTTCCGACCTCGACTTTCCACTCGACGTTGCAGGACGGATATTTGGGGCCATCAAGCGCGGCCTGGGCGGCCGCTTTCTCCACTCGCGCCCGTACCAACCGCAGATACTCGGTCTCCCCGCCGGCACCATCGAAGTACCGGCCCGCCACCTTCCCTAGGTACGGGTATGTTTTGTCGTAAAACTCTTTCCACgtgagcagctgctgcagctcggcATCGGTAAGCCCGGACACGTCGCTCAACTCGTCGCTATACCGCTCGAACTCACCGGTCACAAAGGAACGCGATGCATCGTGGCCTGTTATGTTTtgatgaaataaaaagaatgGTAATGAAATTTTAGCTAACCCAAGGTAGCAAGGGAACCGGTTGCTGTTCCTACATACCTACGAACATGTGGTAGGCTTCGCCGGGACCATAGTGTTTTGCGCCTTTCGTTACGTCGTACACGTGTCCCAGGATAACGAGGTAGAGCGACTTGCTAGTTAAACCGTTGTGCTCCAACAGCTCAGCCTCGCTGAACAGCTGCTCGGTGGTCTGCCGTACTATTTCGGGCTGACGAAAGTAGGACAACCCACTGTAGGTAATGAGCAGATAGCAGAAGATACTCCCAGCCACTGCTAGAAGGATGTGTCGGTAAAACGGTCTCCTAGTTGGTTCAGGAACCGCCATTCGAACGCCGGAAAACCGCGGTGGGTCTCAAGAACAATCCGGCGCCCTGGAATGTTAACAAAATGGTAAAACAATAGGGTAAACAACAGATCTGCCCCCATTCACGTCTCACTGCGGGATTTCGCTGCCTAAGGTTGGCAACACTGTTCAAACTGCTTCGGGTTTTCACTTCGGGTTTTCACTTCGGGTGTTGTTTTATCGTTCTTAACGCGGAAATCTGAAAATCTTTaagtaaatatttttcaaatgtttaaaaataaaccaatgaaattaaaaatgagtATCCGATCGATTAAttatctttcatttcatttatttcatttgtgtCCGATGTTACTGAAGCATACGAATAATATTGATAAATTTCAAATAAACCACACTTATCTAGTTAATAGTCTTCAGCTGATACATCATATGAGCACAATTTGGTGAGCAATATTTGGTATAAACTGTGATaacattatttcatttcattcaatttcttcttctcttcgggAAACCTTATACTGTGTAAAACGCGTCCCGTTGTCCTTGTGGTTTAGGGTTTTCTCTCGGCCCTGGATACAACGTGAGTTGGCGGAGGAAACGAATGCGCAAACGGCTGATTCAAAATTTAGCTACAAGAAGTTTAACGCCGGTCGGAGAATCAGTCGGCTCGCCGAAACGAAACGtcgcggtcgtggtcgtcgtcgtcgtcctgcgtCATAAGCACGCATAAGCATAAGTAAATCTCCCTTTCTTCACCATTCGCTTCGTGCGCTCGTTGTTCGTGTGCGCTGAGATGCAGGCTCCTTAGCTCATTCCATTTAGCAACGGCCATTAGGTTCGCTTGATTAAGCGtggcggttgtggtggtgctgtgtgcgGCTATTATACGTGTGTGGCAGAACTCGTGAACTCTTTTTCCCTCCACTTATCGAGAAAGCGTCTGGTGCAATCTTTCGTCGTCGAGATGTGAATGCCGCGCGCGGGCGTAACCCACCatacacacaacaacagccgATTGAATTCCCGCTACAGAAGAGGATATATTGCGACGAAGTACTAGTGAAGTGACGTGTGCTGCAGCAGTACCGAGGTGAGCTGATAAACATCGCCTTTTGCCAGGGGAtcgccagcatccagcaggaGCGTCGCTTTTCAGCGAAAGAGTGTTCGGGATCGGCACCACTATCCAGGAGCCGCTCTCTGCGGTAGCGTCGCGACTTCAATCAATCCCGCCCGTCCATTGACTGTCTCGCTTGCCACTTGATTGATGCGTTGCCGCGTCGCCACCCATCAAACGTGTTCTACATGTCTCCACGATCAGCCTCCCAATATGCATTGGTCCTTGAATTTCCTGCAGCATGGGCGCGTGAGCCTCGTGAGTTGAGTAGCATTGCAGCGGCGTCAATGCCACCGTTTCTTCGATGGTTCACAATTCGAAGGATTAAGCCAGCTGCAGCTGGCGTCCTCTAGACAGCCGCTGTACCAGGTTTT from Anopheles aquasalis chromosome Y, idAnoAquaMG_Q_19, whole genome shotgun sequence harbors:
- the LOC126579658 gene encoding neuferricin homolog — encoded protein: MAVPEPTRRPFYRHILLAVAGSIFCYLLITYSGLSYFRQPEIVRQTTEQLFSEAELLEHNGLTSKSLYLVILGHVYDVTKGAKHYGPGEAYHMFVGHDASRSFVTGEFERYSDELSDVSGLTDAELQQLLTWKEFYDKTYPYLGKVAGRYFDGAGGETEYLRLVRARVEKAAAQAALDGPKYPSCNVEWKVEVGTRVWCSNRSGTGQERAWVGRPRKVLPGLNESGHAMQFCACLPDDATDQAMYVRFPNCDENAESCVIPDQQ